The Candidatus Poribacteria bacterium DNA segment ACCGCTCTGCATTACTCGCCGGAGGATCTCGATCGAGCGGGGCATATCCACGAATTGCATCCGCGAGGGGAGATCTTCCTCTGCCTCGATTATAGGCAGTGCGGTTTGGGCAACGCCAGCTGTGGGCCTCCGGTGCTTGAAAAATACAGGCTCTATCCCGAGCCGATCGAGTTCGGATTGAGTCTACGTGGATATTCAACTGAAATGGGAGATATCGGCGAAATCGTCAGATATCGATCTCCAGAAGCTGTATAGCATTTACGGGAAAGGCTGAGGTTCATCCCGATTAGTATCCGTGGCGTTTCTCCGCTCGGGGAGCTCTGGCGTCCATGTGCGTATCTCCTACCCCTTGGCTTATCCCCGCGAAATGGTTATAATTTTTTCTAGAACAGACAGCGCGCGAGGCGAGAGATATGAGCCTTAAATCGCTTTTCCTAACGGACGAGAACATGGCGCTGGCCGTTGACCTGTATGAGCTCACCATGGCGGCCGCGTATTTTGATAACGGCATAACTCATAGATCTACGTTTGACCTCTTCATAAGGAAACTGCCGCCGAACAGGGGATATCTGATAGCCGCCGGCCTGGAACAGGCCGTTCATTATCTTGTCAACCTCAGGTTTTCGCCCGAACACATACGATTTCTGCGCGAGCACCCGATCTTCCGCAATGTCAGCGACGAGTTCTTCAATTATCTGCGTGAGTTCCGGTTCACAGGAGATCTGAGGGCGATTCCCGAAGGGGAATTGGTCTTTCCCAGCGAGCCGATCCTCAGTGTCACAGCGCCGATCATCGAGGCGCAGATCGTAGAGACATACCTTCTATCGGTCATAAACTACCAGACAATGGTGGCGACAAAGGCATCGCGGGTGGTTCTGGCCGCCCGCGGGAGGAGCGTTGTGGATTTCGGAAGCAGAAGGGCTCATGGACCTCAGGCAGGGATCTTGGCAGCCAGAGCCTCATATATCGGGGGATGTTATGGTACCTCCAACGTGCTGGCGGGTTATGAGCTTGGGATACCCATCGTCGGGACGGTCGCCCATTCCTGGAACATGACCTTCGATAGCGAGATGGAATCCTTTATAAGTTATTATAAGGTTTTTCCCCATAACACCACCTTGCTCATAGACACTTACGACACGATCGAGGGTGCCAGAAAGGCGGTCAGAATAGGCCCCGATCTGAAGGGAGTCAGGATAGACAGCGGCGATCTGCTGAGGCTAAGCCGTGAGGTAAGGGAGATTCTGGATTCAAACGGCATGGGACACGTCAAAATCGTTGCCAGCGGCGATCTGAACGAATATAAGATAGATGAGCTTCTCCGTAACGGCGCGCCCATAGACTTGTTCGGCGTCGGAACGGAGATGGTTACCTCACGCGATGAGCCCACTCTCAGCGCCGTTTATAAGCTTGTCGAGCAGGATCGAGGGGGAAGGAGCATACCTAAGATGAAACTCAGCGATGAAAAGATCACATACCCTGGCAGAAAGCAGGTCTACAGACAGAGGGATGAACGGGGAAAGTTCAAACGAGACATCATATGCCGCGTCGACGAGGAGTTGGAGGGCGAAAGGCTGCTGGTGGACGTGATGAGGAATGGAGAACTGTGCTATGATCTTCCACCCATCGACCGAATAAAGGAGAAGGCTATGAGGAACCTGTCCGACCTTCCTGAGGAATACAAGCGTCTGATCGATCCGGAGGAATATCCGGTTCTGAGAAGCAAACAACTGGAGGAATTCAAAAGGGAAACTGAGGAGAGAATTCTCAGGATGGAGATCGCCGAACATGAATAAGGCCAAAATCCAGGTGGAGCATCTGATAGCCGAGGCGGGATCGAAGGTAGAGGGGTTTCTGCGGGTGGGCGAGATGCAGGACGGAACGCCGATCAGAGTTCCACTCGCCATCATAAACGGCTGGTATCCGGGTAAAACCCTCTACATTCAAGCTGCCAGCGATGGTAACGAGCTGAACGGCATAGCTGTGGTGCAATATCTGCTTCAGAGGATCGATTCCTCCTCACTACATGGAGCCATTATCGCCGTGCCTATCGCTAACCCCATGGCGTTTCATCACCGTCAGTCACGCAGCCCGGTGGACGGGATGAAGATGAACAGATGTTTCCCCGGCAAACCCAACGGCACCTACAGCGAACGGATCGCCTATAGGTTATACCACTCGGCCGTTAAAAAGGCCGACCTGTGTATAGATCTCCACCAAGGCGGCGTAGGAAGGATGATAGATGAAGTGAGGGTGAGGGTGGGAGAGGGAAACAGATGTTATAAGGAATCAATGGAGCTTGCCAGGATCTTCGGACTAGGTTATATCCTCGACAAAAAAGGCCCGGACGGTCAGTTGGCTCGTGTAGCCCCTGAAGATGGAATCCCAACGGTAGATCCCGAGCTCGGTGGGACACATGGATGGGATATCGAGAGCATCAGACGGGGCATACGCGGGGTGATCAACGTGCTCAGGTATTACGATTTTCTGCCCGGCCAGCCCGAGATACCGTCCGGACAGATCGTGGTGCACAACTTTAAGGAAATCATAGCTAACAGAGGCGGTTTCCTCCGAATGCGAGCGAAGCTGGGCGATAATCTGAACGAGGGAGATCTGATAGCCGATATCCTCGATCCCTTTGGGAACGTGGTGGAGAGGATAAAATCCCCATGTCATGGGGTTTTGTGGTCACATAAGCCCTATCCCATGACCTCAAGCGGGGAGATTGTAGCTACGCTTGGGGTAGAAGTGGGCTACATCTAGAGGCTTAACCCTCTGATCGCCAGCGAGGCCATCATCAACATTCCCACCTTCATCGCCTCCTCCGGCACGTCGAAGGTCGGGGAGTGTATCTGGCTCACGAATCCTCTCTCCTCGTCCCTAACCCCTATCCTGAAGAAGACTCCAGGCGCATATTCCAGGTAGAAGGCGAAATCCTCCCCTCCCATGCTTGGCTCGACCTCAAAGACCTTATCCTCTCCTAGTATCTCCGCTCCGACCGATCGAACTAGATCTGCGAGTTGTGGATCGTTATACACGACGGGCGAGCCCATCTCATAGGAGAGATCACACTTAACTCCCATAGAGAGCTCAATGCCGTTTAAGATGGATCTCATCCTCTCGATGATCAGAGTCCGCACCTCCGGATCGAGCGATCTGACCGTTCCCTCCATCCTGACCTCGCTCGGTATGATGTTACACGCCGTTCCGCCCTCTATTTTCCCGACCGTCACGACGGCCGGATCGATGGGTGAGACGGATCGGCTGACGATGGTCTGGAGCTGCGTTATGAGATATGCGGAGGCGGCGATCGGATCTCTGGTCTGATGTGGTTGGGCACCGTGACCGCCGATCCCTTTGATCTTTATCCTGAACCAATCCATGTTCGCCATCGACGGCCCCGATCGCACCCCTATCTCTCCGACGTTCAGATGCGGCCATACATGCAATCCGAATATCCGATCGACATGGGGTTCCTCCATGACGCCTTCCTCGATCATCGCCTTTGCGCCTGTACCGACCTCCTCGGCGGGCTGGAAGATCAACTTAACCGTTCCGGAAATCTGAGGGTGGATCGAGCTGAGTATCATACCGACTCCGACCAAGATCGCCGTATGAACATCATGTCCGCAGGCGTGCATGACCCCATCGATTCTGGATCGATACGGCACGTCGTTCTCCTCCTGAATCGGCAGAGCGTCCATATCGGCCCTTAAAGCCACGCAGGGTTTCTCATATCTCCCCCTTATCAGCCCCACCACGCCGTTTCCGCCGATATATCGCCTGATTTCAACCCCGGCTCCCTCCAGGACGGATGCGACCAAGCTGGCCGTTTTAACGGTCTCATCCTTCAGCTCGGGGAACATATGTATCTGACGCCGTATTTGGACGACATCGGAGAATATCTCATCGATCAGACCCTGGATCTTCCCCAACATATCACACCTCCGTCGTTTTTAGGTAATTGTAAGAACATTGGGCTTTGAAGTCAAAG contains these protein-coding regions:
- a CDS encoding nicotinate phosphoribosyltransferase; translation: MALAVDLYELTMAAAYFDNGITHRSTFDLFIRKLPPNRGYLIAAGLEQAVHYLVNLRFSPEHIRFLREHPIFRNVSDEFFNYLREFRFTGDLRAIPEGELVFPSEPILSVTAPIIEAQIVETYLLSVINYQTMVATKASRVVLAARGRSVVDFGSRRAHGPQAGILAARASYIGGCYGTSNVLAGYELGIPIVGTVAHSWNMTFDSEMESFISYYKVFPHNTTLLIDTYDTIEGARKAVRIGPDLKGVRIDSGDLLRLSREVREILDSNGMGHVKIVASGDLNEYKIDELLRNGAPIDLFGVGTEMVTSRDEPTLSAVYKLVEQDRGGRSIPKMKLSDEKITYPGRKQVYRQRDERGKFKRDIICRVDEELEGERLLVDVMRNGELCYDLPPIDRIKEKAMRNLSDLPEEYKRLIDPEEYPVLRSKQLEEFKRETEERILRMEIAEHE
- a CDS encoding succinylglutamate desuccinylase/aspartoacylase family protein, giving the protein MNKAKIQVEHLIAEAGSKVEGFLRVGEMQDGTPIRVPLAIINGWYPGKTLYIQAASDGNELNGIAVVQYLLQRIDSSSLHGAIIAVPIANPMAFHHRQSRSPVDGMKMNRCFPGKPNGTYSERIAYRLYHSAVKKADLCIDLHQGGVGRMIDEVRVRVGEGNRCYKESMELARIFGLGYILDKKGPDGQLARVAPEDGIPTVDPELGGTHGWDIESIRRGIRGVINVLRYYDFLPGQPEIPSGQIVVHNFKEIIANRGGFLRMRAKLGDNLNEGDLIADILDPFGNVVERIKSPCHGVLWSHKPYPMTSSGEIVATLGVEVGYI
- a CDS encoding amidohydrolase — its product is MLGKIQGLIDEIFSDVVQIRRQIHMFPELKDETVKTASLVASVLEGAGVEIRRYIGGNGVVGLIRGRYEKPCVALRADMDALPIQEENDVPYRSRIDGVMHACGHDVHTAILVGVGMILSSIHPQISGTVKLIFQPAEEVGTGAKAMIEEGVMEEPHVDRIFGLHVWPHLNVGEIGVRSGPSMANMDWFRIKIKGIGGHGAQPHQTRDPIAASAYLITQLQTIVSRSVSPIDPAVVTVGKIEGGTACNIIPSEVRMEGTVRSLDPEVRTLIIERMRSILNGIELSMGVKCDLSYEMGSPVVYNDPQLADLVRSVGAEILGEDKVFEVEPSMGGEDFAFYLEYAPGVFFRIGVRDEERGFVSQIHSPTFDVPEEAMKVGMLMMASLAIRGLSL